The Castanea sativa cultivar Marrone di Chiusa Pesio chromosome 11, ASM4071231v1 genome contains a region encoding:
- the LOC142617443 gene encoding cyclic pyranopterin monophosphate synthase, mitochondrial, which produces MFLRRLSVKLPLSRRFLSSNSNHDLSSTIAELNKEMESVFGEPSSKGPASSASNVYMAQQAQFGTHKGVESPVGLTHIGSTGEAQMVDVSLKESSKRTAIARCKVILGKKVFDLVLANQMAKGDVLGVAKIAGISGAKHTSSLIPLCHNITLTNVRVDLTLKPEDFSVDIEGEAVSTGKTGVEMEAMTAVSIAGLTVYDMCKAASKDIQISDVRLEHKTGGKSGDWYREK; this is translated from the exons ATGTTTCTCAGGCGACTTTCAGTGAAGCTTCCTCTTTCAAGAAGATTCCTTAGCAGTAACAGCAACCATGATCTTTCAAGCACCATTGCTGAGCTAAATAAG GAAATGGAATCGGTGTTTGGTGAACCTTCTTCAAAGGGCCCTGCCAGTTCTGCAAGTAATGTTTACATGGCTCAACAAGCCCAGTTTGGTACCCATAAAGGAGTTGAAAGCCCAGTAGGCTTGACCCACATTGGCAGTACAGGTGAAGCCCAAATGGTAGATGTTTCTCTCAAAGAAAGTAGTAAGAGAACCGCAATTGCTCGTTGCAAGGTAATTCTTGGCAAGAAggtgtttgatttggttttagCTAACCAGATGGCCAAGGGAGATGTCCTTGGTGTGGCAAAAATTGCAGGAATAAGTGGAGCAAAGCACACAAGCAGTCTTATCCCACTATGCCACAACATAACTCTGACTAATGTTCGTGTTGATCTGACACTGAAACCAGAGGATTTTAGTGTGGATATAGAAGGGGAAGCTGTATCTACAGGGAAAACTGGAGTTGAGATGGAAGCAATGACAGCCGTGAGCATTGCTGGTCTGACAGTTTATGATATGTGCAAGGCTGCTTCAAAGGACATCCAGATCTCAGATGTGCGACTTGAGCACAAAACTGGTGGAAAGAGTGGGGACTGGTACAGGGAGAAGTAA